The proteins below come from a single Ostrinia nubilalis chromosome Z, ilOstNubi1.1, whole genome shotgun sequence genomic window:
- the LOC135086752 gene encoding putative nuclease HARBI1: MNAINAIVHLANNADPARRRKLYRQRSNPFDLRDLNFKIKYRFNKDTVRTIIDLVEDDLVQSARGGGTCPELQVLVAIRCWGRREVQDDAGDLHGLSQPTVSRICARVAHAIANKANSFIKMPITIGEQERISAKFRAIKNFPGVIGAIDCTHIKIKKTGGDMAQYYINRKGYYSLNVQVVCDADLKIMDIVARWRGSTHDSRIFMESNIKQRFEDRQFRGRLIGDSGYPLLPYLFTPILRPSRPEEEAYNNAHISTRNTVERCFGVWKQRFQCLLHGLPVSLQNGKAVIIALAVLHNIAIDMNDTLLEQHMEQVPVTPQLSTENSVHDNRPSLLRRRSQLILQNFINQHF, translated from the exons atgaatgctataaatgcaattgtgcatttagccaataatgccgacccagcgcgacgtagaaagctctaccgccaacgaagcaacccattcgatttgcgggacctaaattttaaaataaaatataggttcaataaggacacagtgcgcaccatcatagatttggtggaagatgatctggttcagagcgctagaggtggtggcacgtgtcctgaactgcaagttttagtggccataagatgttggggacgtcgtgag gtacaagatgatgctggtgacctccatggcctaagtcagccgacagtgagccggatatgcgccagagtcgcgcatgcaatcgcgaataaggcaaattccttcatcaaaatgcctatcactataggagagcaggaaagaattagtgccaaatttagagcaattaaaaattttcctggggtgataggagccatagattgcacccacattaaaattaaaaaaaccggaggtgacatggcccagtactatattaatagaaaaggctattattccctgaatgttcag gttgtctgtgatgctgacctcaaaataatggatatagtggctagatggcgaggcagtacacatgacagtcgaatttttatggagagcaatataaaacaacgatttgaggataggcagtttagaggacgccttattggcgattcgggctaccctcttctgccatatctatttacacctattttaaggcctagtcgtccagaagaagaagcatacaataatgctcacatctcaactaggaacactgttgaaaggtgttttggggtgtggaagcagcggttccaatgcctactccatggcttaccagtaagcctccaaaatggaaaagctgtgatcatagcattggctgtattacataatatagccattgatatgaatgacacattgttag aacaacatatggagcaggtccctgtaactccgcaactttcgacggagaacagtgttcacgacaaccgaccttcattgttgaggcgtaggtcgcagttgatactacaaaattttataaatcaacatttttga
- the LOC135086476 gene encoding uncharacterized protein LOC135086476 produces the protein MVAPGVWPAEIFGEKISVVAIVHRVTLPYHTSLIVFGELYYIWMHMHELSFLDLGHMIITTLLGILTAVRSILPQLQNYHKLLLKFINVMHLMHSTNKGPYYNQMNDTVDKVCSYYTKFSLGLIFLSCSMFNFAPFCNNVANVFIFKTENYTLEFSLYYQYPGIDPTDYFTTTSIYNFYLSYNCAMMVSGLDLILFLIIFQIIGHVYILRYNLENFQWPKNKVVFKLGDILKYKINESITSEMFDAEENKEVRFKLAECIEHHKEIIGFTDEVSALFGPILACNYLFHLVCCSLLLLECSEGGYSAMLRYGPMTVLIYGQLIQMSVIFELLGSETEKLPDSAYFLPWECMDTSNRRTACIMLHKMQYKISLKALGLAAVGVSTMTGILKTTFSYYAFLQTMGD, from the exons ATGGTCGCTCCGGGCGTATGGCCGGCGGAAATATTCGGAGAGAAGATTTCGGTGGTCGCGATAGTGCATAGGGTGACTCTGCCGTACCACACGAGTCTCATTGTCTTCGGGGAGCTTTACTACATATGGATGCACATGCATGAGTTAAGTTTTCTCGATTTGGGACATATGATTATAACAACCCTTTTAGGAATACTAACAGCG GTCCGTAGTATACTACCACAATTGCAGAACTATCATAAGTTGCTGCTAAAATTTATAAATGTGATGCATTTGATGCATTCCACAAATAAAGGACCATATTACAATCAG ATGAACGATACTGTCGACAAAGTTTGTTCATATTATACAAAATTTTCGTTAGGATTAATATTTCTTTCGTGCTCAATGTTTAACTTTGCACCATTCTGTAATAACGTTGcaaacgtttttatttttaaaactgaaaacTACACTTTGGAATTTTCTTTATATTACCAATATCCCGGAATTGATCCGACCGATTACTTCACGACTACTTCGATATACAATTTCTATCTGTCGTACAATTGCGCTATGATGGTGTCTGGGCTAGatctaatattgtttttaataatttttcaaataatcGGGCACGTGTACATCCTGAGATACAACCTTGAGAACTTTCAGTGGCCTAAAAATAAAGTGGTTTTCAAATTAGgggatattttaaaatacaaaataaacgaGAGCATCACATCCGAAATGTTTGACGCAGAAGAAAACAAAGAAGTGCGTTTTAAATTGGCAGAATGCATTGAACATCATAAAGAAATAATTGG ATTTACAGATGAAGTTTCGGCATTGTTCGGGCCCATTTTAGCctgtaattatttgtttcatcTGGTTTGCTGTAGTTTGTTACTACTGGAATGTTCGGAAG GTGGATATAGTGCAATGTTACGTTATGGGCCTATGACTGTACTCATATACGGTCAACTGATTCAAATGTCAGTTATTTTTGAGTTGTTGGGTTCAGAG ACTGAAAAGTTGCCAGATTCAGCTTACTTCCTGCCGTGGGAGTGCATGGACACCAGCAACCGGCGGACGGCGTGCATCATGCTGCACAAGATGCAGTACAAGATCAGCCTCAAGGCGCTGGGGCTGGCGGCCGTCGGCGTCAGCACCATGACCGGG ATATTGAAGACAACATTTTCATACTACGCATTTCTGCAAACAATGGGAGATTAG
- the LOC135086475 gene encoding uncharacterized protein LOC135086475: MMFITDGSDLIGVTRVLEIKYMVIIRSAFRVVGAWPSKFIGDVQTTSDVVVKYIQLVLNVVCQVAGILYLRENMDKLSFFELGHSYITVLMSLVSMSRIITHCTEAYQEIFSLYVRKIHLFNVRNDSEYAMEMHTKIHKLCYFLTFFIHAFMTLGILMFNLIPMYSNYINGKFNRETGAFSGVSNATMEHAVYYLWPFNDTTHPIGYAIIVAFNWYISLVCSINFCTFDLFLYHLVFHIWGHLKILIHNLETFPRPIGAIRNEEQNDYTEEESKQIYERLKKLVQHHNLIIDFIARISDTFGLSLFVYLCYHQVCGCILLLECSTLELSALIRYGPLTAIIFQLLIQVSLVFELLGSMTESLMNAVYDLPWEYMEVRHRRTVHIMLRQSQVSLNTRALNMVDIGSRTMIAIIKTSLSYFVMLRTFATDD; this comes from the exons ATGATGTTCATCACTGATGGAAGTGATCTTAT AGGCGTGACAAGAGTTCTGGAAATAAAATACATGGTGATAATACGTTCAGCTTTCCGAGTGGTGGGCGCATGGCCATCCAAATTCATTGGCGATGTACAGACTACGTCAGATGTAGTGGTAAAATACATACAGCTGGTTTTAAACGTGGTTTGCCAAGTAGCAGGGATCCTATACCTGCGTGAAAACATGGACAAACTAAGCTTTTTCGAGTTAGGCCATAGTTATATTACCGTGCTCATGTCCCTTGTGTCTATG TCTCGAATCATAACTCATTGTACAGAAGCCTATCAAGAGATCTTCAGTTTATACGTGAGGAAAATACATTTATTCAATGTAAGGAACGATTCCGAGTACGCTATGGAG atgCACACAAAAATTCACAAATTGTGTTACTTTCTTACATTTTTCATTCACGCCTTCATGACATTGGGCATTTTAATGTTCAACCTTATACCTATGTATAGTAACTACATCAATGGGAAATTTAACCGCGAAACTGGTGCGTTTAGTGGGGTAAGTAACGCTACCATGGAACATGCGGTGTACTACCTATGGCCTTTCAACGACACCACCCACCCCATAGGTTACGCCATCATCGTCGCCTTCAACTGGTACATTTCCCTCGTTTGCTCCATTAACTTCTGCACATTCGATCTGTTCCTGTATCATCTGGTGTTTCACATTTGGGGACATCTAAAAATTCTTATTCACAACCTGGAAACCTTTCCTCGTCCGATTGGAGCCATTAGAAATGAAGAACAAAATGATTATACAGAAGAAGAATCGAAGCAAATTTACGAACGATTGAAGAAGCTGGTTCAACATCATAATCTAATTATAGA TTTCATTGCAAGGATTTCCGATACATTTGGACTATCGTTGTTCGTGTACCTGTGCTATCATCAGGTCTGCGGTTGTATTCTGCTACTGGAATGTTCTACGCTG GAACTAAGCGCTTTGATCCGCTATGGACCCCTGACTGCAATCATATTTCAACTACTAATCCAAGTGTCCTTAGTCTTCGAACTGCTAGGATCAATG ACTGAAAGCCTGATGAACGCTGTGTACGACTTGCCATGGGAATACATGGAGGTCCGCCATCGGAGGACAGTCCACATCATGCTGAGACAGTCTCAGGTCTCGCTGAACACTAGGGCGCTGAACATGGTGGACATCGGCTCGAGGACCATGATTGCT ataataAAAACGTCGCTGTCATACTTTGTTATGCTGCGGACATTTGCTACTGATGattaa